The Cloeon dipterum chromosome 3, ieCloDipt1.1, whole genome shotgun sequence genome includes a region encoding these proteins:
- the RhoGAP54D gene encoding rho GTPase-activating protein 19 isoform X2 encodes MASCSESTRAMPADSMQKLGDLELAEKLRREDPEHYATLVRMHLSFVLDLAVEESEPVEKQSGKAAKKWFGTSKVRKQSKGVMEGAPLTQEGICQVYQLIEFLKDEPNITQEGIFRRSGKISRQQELKALLNQGQALNLDQGNYSVHDCASVLKNFLADLPEPLLTDAHYQAYCQVAEMCSTDNTEAEEPVRLLRSLQLLLLDLPSENKALVTDLLLMLNQVASHEDKNKMSVDNLSTLFTPHLLCPRKLSPEEFHANSQLMSRVVSFMIKQGNNMFKVPPKLATDVRAYWADKDKAKEEHEAVTTVFSFVDRQLTAEANSSNPTEAALAQLYAHIQSLPESANKRRLVKQFNKENGQGTPLVKKQPNARSLGDSIKRHIFTKALKRYKQQEKSASADDLLKVSNEEKKTEATSKSSLRDAMMTPRSRKPVLVLSSSNLSPLASPWKAVPSSLLQEAAEEGDGDDTSLSSTFKEYLQSRSVLTASPVSLSCDASPEKLSNSLLYCLDGNDPSAASTSASYVTTLSNESSSSSGSRKRACDDSLFADHSVSLSSDSAKKSTLESSYSSTMGSSIIRETSL; translated from the exons ATGGCGAGTTGCAGTGAATCGACCAGGGCAATGCCTGCGGACTCGATGCAGAAGCTCGGCGACCTCGAGCTGGCCGAGAAGTTGAGGCGAGAGGACCCCGAGCATTATGCCACCCTGGTGCGGATGCACCTGTCCTTCGTGCTCGATCTGGCCGTCGAGGAGAGCGAGCCGGTCGAGAAGCAGAGCGGCAAGGCGGCCAAAAAATGGTTTGGCACCTCCAAGGTCCGGAAGCAGTCCAAGGGTGTGATGGAGGGCGCCCCCCTCACCCAGGAGGGAATCTGCCAGGTGTACCAGCTGATCGAGTTCCTCAAGGACGAGCCCAATATCACTCAGGAGGGAATTTTCAGGCGCAGCGGCAAAATATCCAGGCAGCAGGAGCTTAAGGCGCTGCTCAACCAAGGCCAAGCCCTCAACCTCGATCAGGGCAACTATTCCGTCCACGACTGCGCTTCGGTGCTAAAAAACTTCTTGGCCGACCTGCCCGAGCCGCTACTAACTGATGCACACTACCAGGCGTACTGTCAAGTGGCTG AAATGTGTTCAACCGACAATACAGAGGCTGAAGAGCCCGTTCGGCTGCTGCGGTCACTGCAGCTTCTGCTTTTGGACCTTCCTTCCGAGAACAAGGCGCTGGTGACCGACCTGCTGTTAATGTTGAACCAGGTGGCCAGCCACGaggacaaaaacaaaatgtcgGTTGACAACCTGTCGACGCTCTTCACGCCCCACCTGCTGTGCCCGAGGAAACTGTCACCAGAGGAGTTTCACGCCAACTCGCAGCTCATGTCCAGGGTCGTCTCCTTTATGATCAAACAGGGCAACAACATGTTCAAAGTGCCGCCCAAACTGGCCACGGACGTTCGGGCCTACTGGGCTGACAAGGACAAG GCGAAGGAGGAGCATGAGGCTGTGACGACGGTGTTTAGTTTTGTGGACAGGCAGCTGACAGCCGAGGCAAACTCAAGTAATCCAACCGAAGCGGCGCTGGCGCAGCTGTATGCGCACATCCAGTCGTTGCCAGAATCAGCCAACAAGCGCCGCCTTGTCAAGCAGTTTAATAAGGAGAATGGACAGGGAACGCCACTTGTGAAGAAGCAACCAAATGCCAGGAGCCTTGGAGACTCTATCAAG AGACACATTTTTACCAAAGCTTTGAAGCGATACAAGCAGCAGGAGAAGAGTGCCTCCGCCGACGACCTGCTGAAG GTGTCGAATGAGGAGAAGAAGACGGAGGCGACGAGCAAGTCTAGCCTAAGA GACGCTATGATGACCCCTCGAAGCCGAAAGCCGGTGTTGGTGCTGTCGAGCTCCAATCTGTCGCCACTGGCGTCGCCGTGGAAGGCGGTGCCGTCGAGCCTACTGCAAGAGGCGGCCGAGGAGGGCGACGGCGATGACACGTCGCTCAGTTCGACCTTCAAGGAGTACCTGCAGAGTCGCAGCGTGCTGACCGCCAGCCCAGTCAGCCTGTCGTGCGACGCGAGTCCCGAGAAACTAAGCAATTCGCTGCTCTACTGCCTTGACGGCAACGACCCatccgccgcctccacctccGCCTCGTACGTCACCACCCTGAGCAACGAGTCCAGCTCGAGCTCTGGATCGCGGAAGCGCGCCTGTGACGACAGCCTCTTTGCAGACCACTCCGTGTCATTGTCGAGCGACTCGGCAAAGAAGAGCACCCTAGAGTCATCTTACTCCTCCACCATGGGCTCCAGCATCATCAGGGAGACTTCCTTGTGA
- the RhoGAP54D gene encoding rho GTPase-activating protein 19 isoform X1 yields MASCSESTRAMPADSMQKLGDLELAEKLRREDPEHYATLVRMHLSFVLDLAVEESEPVEKQSGKAAKKWFGTSKVRKQSKGVMEGAPLTQEGICQVYQLIEFLKDEPNITQEGIFRRSGKISRQQELKALLNQGQALNLDQGNYSVHDCASVLKNFLADLPEPLLTDAHYQAYCQVAEMCSTDNTEAEEPVRLLRSLQLLLLDLPSENKALVTDLLLMLNQVASHEDKNKMSVDNLSTLFTPHLLCPRKLSPEEFHANSQLMSRVVSFMIKQGNNMFKVPPKLATDVRAYWADKDKAKEEHEAVTTVFSFVDRQLTAEANSSNPTEAALAQLYAHIQSLPESANKRRLVKQFNKENGQGTPLVKKQPNARSLGDSIKRHIFTKALKRYKQQEKSASADDLLKVSNEEKKTEATSKSSLRVSDSDASVPDTNPGASGGESAPTPNTNPVSSSPLFNTPSLRTAFNNKSVSPITMSAQRMPRCMQDAMMTPRSRKPVLVLSSSNLSPLASPWKAVPSSLLQEAAEEGDGDDTSLSSTFKEYLQSRSVLTASPVSLSCDASPEKLSNSLLYCLDGNDPSAASTSASYVTTLSNESSSSSGSRKRACDDSLFADHSVSLSSDSAKKSTLESSYSSTMGSSIIRETSL; encoded by the exons ATGGCGAGTTGCAGTGAATCGACCAGGGCAATGCCTGCGGACTCGATGCAGAAGCTCGGCGACCTCGAGCTGGCCGAGAAGTTGAGGCGAGAGGACCCCGAGCATTATGCCACCCTGGTGCGGATGCACCTGTCCTTCGTGCTCGATCTGGCCGTCGAGGAGAGCGAGCCGGTCGAGAAGCAGAGCGGCAAGGCGGCCAAAAAATGGTTTGGCACCTCCAAGGTCCGGAAGCAGTCCAAGGGTGTGATGGAGGGCGCCCCCCTCACCCAGGAGGGAATCTGCCAGGTGTACCAGCTGATCGAGTTCCTCAAGGACGAGCCCAATATCACTCAGGAGGGAATTTTCAGGCGCAGCGGCAAAATATCCAGGCAGCAGGAGCTTAAGGCGCTGCTCAACCAAGGCCAAGCCCTCAACCTCGATCAGGGCAACTATTCCGTCCACGACTGCGCTTCGGTGCTAAAAAACTTCTTGGCCGACCTGCCCGAGCCGCTACTAACTGATGCACACTACCAGGCGTACTGTCAAGTGGCTG AAATGTGTTCAACCGACAATACAGAGGCTGAAGAGCCCGTTCGGCTGCTGCGGTCACTGCAGCTTCTGCTTTTGGACCTTCCTTCCGAGAACAAGGCGCTGGTGACCGACCTGCTGTTAATGTTGAACCAGGTGGCCAGCCACGaggacaaaaacaaaatgtcgGTTGACAACCTGTCGACGCTCTTCACGCCCCACCTGCTGTGCCCGAGGAAACTGTCACCAGAGGAGTTTCACGCCAACTCGCAGCTCATGTCCAGGGTCGTCTCCTTTATGATCAAACAGGGCAACAACATGTTCAAAGTGCCGCCCAAACTGGCCACGGACGTTCGGGCCTACTGGGCTGACAAGGACAAG GCGAAGGAGGAGCATGAGGCTGTGACGACGGTGTTTAGTTTTGTGGACAGGCAGCTGACAGCCGAGGCAAACTCAAGTAATCCAACCGAAGCGGCGCTGGCGCAGCTGTATGCGCACATCCAGTCGTTGCCAGAATCAGCCAACAAGCGCCGCCTTGTCAAGCAGTTTAATAAGGAGAATGGACAGGGAACGCCACTTGTGAAGAAGCAACCAAATGCCAGGAGCCTTGGAGACTCTATCAAG AGACACATTTTTACCAAAGCTTTGAAGCGATACAAGCAGCAGGAGAAGAGTGCCTCCGCCGACGACCTGCTGAAG GTGTCGAATGAGGAGAAGAAGACGGAGGCGACGAGCAAGTCTAGCCTAAGAGTGAGCGATTCCGATGCTTCCGTCCCTGATACTAACCCTGGCGCGTCCGGTGGTGAAAGCGCCCCGACGCCAAACACTAACCCTGTCTCCTCCTCCCCGCTCTTTAACACGCCGTCGCTGCGCACGGCGTTCAATAACAAATCGGTCTCGCCCATCACCATGTCCGCGCAGCGAATGCCCAGGTGTATGCAG GACGCTATGATGACCCCTCGAAGCCGAAAGCCGGTGTTGGTGCTGTCGAGCTCCAATCTGTCGCCACTGGCGTCGCCGTGGAAGGCGGTGCCGTCGAGCCTACTGCAAGAGGCGGCCGAGGAGGGCGACGGCGATGACACGTCGCTCAGTTCGACCTTCAAGGAGTACCTGCAGAGTCGCAGCGTGCTGACCGCCAGCCCAGTCAGCCTGTCGTGCGACGCGAGTCCCGAGAAACTAAGCAATTCGCTGCTCTACTGCCTTGACGGCAACGACCCatccgccgcctccacctccGCCTCGTACGTCACCACCCTGAGCAACGAGTCCAGCTCGAGCTCTGGATCGCGGAAGCGCGCCTGTGACGACAGCCTCTTTGCAGACCACTCCGTGTCATTGTCGAGCGACTCGGCAAAGAAGAGCACCCTAGAGTCATCTTACTCCTCCACCATGGGCTCCAGCATCATCAGGGAGACTTCCTTGTGA